A region of Desulfatiglans sp. DNA encodes the following proteins:
- a CDS encoding type II toxin-antitoxin system VapC family toxin: protein MKILLDTSAYVAFKLNNEEIVEVITNSDEIVFSPIVMGELLYGFRNGAKFKQNMDELNQFLSHEIVEILKIGDITSDRYSRIAQQLKSNGTPIPTNDIWIAAQAMEHGAELITCDNHFNRIAGLVHTIF from the coding sequence GTGAAGATTTTGCTGGATACAAGCGCTTATGTCGCTTTTAAATTGAATAATGAAGAGATTGTTGAGGTTATTACAAATTCAGACGAGATTGTTTTCTCTCCTATTGTTATGGGTGAATTGCTTTACGGGTTTCGAAACGGCGCAAAATTCAAACAGAACATGGATGAACTTAATCAATTTTTATCTCATGAAATAGTTGAGATATTAAAAATAGGAGATATTACATCAGACAGGTATTCAAGGATTGCACAACAATTGAAATCCAATGGGACTCCAATACCAACAAATGACATCTGGATAGCTGCTCAGGCAATGGAACATGGTGCAGAATTAATTACATGTGATAACCATTTTAATAGAATAGCCGGGCTGGTTCATACTATTTTTTAA